A window of Odocoileus virginianus isolate 20LAN1187 ecotype Illinois unplaced genomic scaffold, Ovbor_1.2 Unplaced_Contig_8, whole genome shotgun sequence contains these coding sequences:
- the LOC110123511 gene encoding translation machinery-associated protein 7, which translates to MSGREGGKKKPLKQPKKQAKEMDEEDKAFKQKQKEEQKKLEELKAKAAGKGPLATGGIKKSGKK; encoded by the coding sequence ATGTCGGGCCGCGAAGGTGGCAAGAAGAAGCCCCTGAAGCAGCCCAAGAAGCAAGCCAAGGAGATGGATGAGGAAGATAAGGCATTCAAGCAGAAGCAGAAGGAGGAGCAGAAGAAACTCGAGGAGCTAAAAGCAAAGGCCGCGGGGAAAGGCCCCCTGGCCACTGGTGGAATTAAGAAATCTGGCAAAAAGTAA